Part of the Arthrobacter sp. MMS18-M83 genome is shown below.
TGACCCGCTCCCCCAGTTTCGCGGGAAGGGTCTCCAAGAGGCCGCGTCCGACGACGACGTCGTAGTTTTCGTTCGCGGACTGGCCGGTGACCTTGATGACAGTTGCTTCGTTGCTCACTTTTGCACTTCCTCTTTCAAGGCCGCGTATTCACGCAGTCTTTCCTCCACGTGGAGGGCGATTTCCGCCACGGTTCCGGACCGTACATCGACGGTGACATCTGCCAAGCGTTCATAGACGGGACGCCTGGCAGCAAACAGGGCTTCCCAACGCGCCATGGCGTCTCCCGCCAGGAGCGGCCTGCCGGTGTTGCGGGCGATGCGTTCGGCGACCGTCTCCGCATCGCATTCGAGATAGACCACAGTGCAATCGCCCAGGAGCTGTTGGGTGCCGGAATCCAGCACCGCGCCGCCTCCAAGTGAAACAATCCCGCCGCTGAGGTTCGCGGCTTCGATAGCACGCGCGACAGTCCTGGCCTCGATCTCCCGGAAGGCATGCTCTCCGCGACCAGCGAAAATATCCGCGATGGTCCCGTGGTGCTCAACAATGACGACGTCCGTGTCCACAAACGGCACGCCCAATTGCTGGGCGAGCTGGTGGCCAATGACTGACTTACCGACGGCCATCGGTCCCACTAAAGCAATCGCAGGCCCGTGACCGGCGCCCGAGGTACCGCGGACCACTAGTGGCCGACCGAGTCCAGGTTTGCCGGAATGCTGTCCAGGTAACCCCGAAGGTTTCGTGCGGTTTCAGCGACGGAGTCACCGCCGAACTTCTCAGCAACAGCTTCGGCCAGAACTAGGGCGACCATGGCCTCGGCGACGACACCCGCGGCCGGAACGGCACAGACATCGGAGCGCTGGTGGTGGGCCTTGGCGGCTTCGCCGGTGCTCACGTCAATGGTCTTCAGTGCGCGGGGGACGGTAGCGATGGGCTTCATGGCGGCGCGGACCCGCAGGACTTCGCCGATGCTCATGCCGCCTTCAATGCCACCTGCCCGGTTGGTCTTCCGCACGATGCGGCCGGCCTCGTCCTTGACGATTTCGTCATGCGCAGCGGATCCCCGGCGGGCAGCCGTGAGAAAGCCATCTCCGACTTCAACGCCCTTG
Proteins encoded:
- a CDS encoding shikimate kinase is translated as MAVGKSVIGHQLAQQLGVPFVDTDVVIVEHHGTIADIFAGRGEHAFREIEARTVARAIEAANLSGGIVSLGGGAVLDSGTQQLLGDCTVVYLECDAETVAERIARNTGRPLLAGDAMARWEALFAARRPVYERLADVTVDVRSGTVAEIALHVEERLREYAALKEEVQK